Within Microbacterium oryzae, the genomic segment CGAGGAGAAGGGCATCGCCCTCGTGGGCCGCCCGCTGTTCGAGGCGTTCTTCCGCGACTACACCGCGAAGCAGTGGCAGACCGACCCCCGGCAGCTGTCCGGCGACATCATCAGCCGCCTGCCCGTGCGCTACAACTACGACAACCGCTACTTCAACGACACGCACGAGGGTCTGCCGACCGACGGCTACACGGCGTGGCTCGAGCGGATGGCCGACCACCCGAACATCGACGTGCAGCTGAACGTGGACTTCTTCGACGAGTCGCAGCCGCTGAACAAGAAGGCGCTCGTCGGCCAGGTGCCGATCGTCTACACCGGCCCGGTCGACCGCTACTTCGACGACGTCGAGGGCGCGCTCAGCTGGCGCACGCTGGACTTCGAGGAGGAGGTCCTGCACGTCGGCGACTTCCAGGGCACGCCCGTCATGAACTACCCGGACGCCGACGTGCCGTTCACGCGCATCCACGAGTTCAAGCACTTCCACCCCGAGCGCGCCGACGTCTACCCCGATGACAAGACCGTCATCATGCGGGAGTTCTCGCGGTTCGCCGAGGCGACGGACGAGCCGTACTACCCCGTCAACACCGACGAGGACCGTGCGCGCCTGCTCGCCTACCGCGAGCTGGCGAAGGGGGAGAAGGACGTGCACTTCGGCGGCCGCCTCGGCACGTACCAGTACCTCGACATGCACATGGCGATCGGCTCCGCGCTGTCGATGTGGCAGAACCAGCTGAACGCCTGAGCCGGCTCCCGTGAGCTGGGCCGCGGCGGCGCCCGCGATCGTCTCGGCGGGCCTCGCGGTGCTCGCGCCGGGACTGGTCGCGACGGCGCCGCTGCGGATGGCCGTGCTCGCGCGGATCGCGATCGCCCCGCTCGTCGGGGTGTGCTGCGTGGGCGCGGCCGCCGCGGTGTTCGGCGCCGCCGGCCTGCCGTTCCACCTCGTGCAGGTGATCGCCGTGGCCCTCGCCGGCTCGGCGGTGTCGCTGCTCCTGCGGGGCCGCCTGGCGATCCCGGGGCGACCGGGGCCATCCCGCCCGCCGCTGGCGGCGAAGCCGCTGCTGGCGATGTGGGCGGTCGCGGCCGCGATGGTCGCGATCGTGGCCTTCTCGGGGGTGCCCGATCCGTCGCGCATCTCCCAGACGTATGACAACGTCTTCCACCTGTCCGCGGTGGCGGCGATCCTCGACGGCTTCTCCGCGTCGCCGCTCACGCTGCGCGCGCTGATCGAGACCGGCGCCCCTGGCCTCGCGTACTACCCGTCGGCCTGGCATGCGCTCGTCGTGATGACGGCGCAGGGGAGCGGGGCGGACCCGGCCGTCGCCTTCAATGCGCTCTGGCTCGCGGTGCAGACGCTCGTCTGGCTGCCGGGCGTCGCCTACCTGGCGCGCGTCGCCCTGCCCGGCCGCTCGCCGGCGACCACGGCCCTGGCCGCGCTGCCGCTCGCCGCCGCCTTCGGCATGTTCCCCTACGCGCTGCTGGCGTGGGGCACGATCTACCCGACCGCGCTCGCGCACGCCCTGCTGCCGAGCGCGGTGGCGGTGACGGTCGTGGCGGTGCGCGGCGTGGCCTCTCCCGGACGCGGCGCCCGCCGGCGCGCGGCGCTCCTCGGCATCGTCGGGTTCGCCCTCGTGATGAGCGGCCTCGCGGTCGCGCACCCGCGGGTGCTCCCGACCTGGCTGCTCCTCGTGCTGCTGTTCGTCGCCGGCGTGCTCGTGAGCTCCTTCCGGCGCGCCTGGCGCCGAGGCGGGCGCTCACGTCACGGCGCGATCGCCGCCGTCGCCGCGGGCACCGTGGTCGGCATCGTCGTCGCGGTGGCCGCGCTCGCGTTCGCGGTGACGCGGGTCGGGCTCCTCGACGAGCCGATCGCCGACCGGCTCTCGGGGCCGCAGGCGCGCGCGGTGCAGAGCCTCGGCGACGGGCTGCTGCAGGTGCTGACGATGCGGTCGCTGACCGGCGACGGCGGCGTGACGGCCCCGGCGCCGCTGCTCGCTCTCCTCGTCGTCCTCGGCGCACTCGCCGCCTTCCGCGCGCGGCGCACCCGCTGGATGGTCGTGGCGCTCGTCCTCATCGCGGCGCTGTTCGCGCTCGCCGCCGGCTCCGACGGCGTCGTCGCGAAGCTCGCCACCGGCATCTGGTACAAGGACCGCTTCCGCCTCGCCGCCGCCCTGCCGGTCGTCGCCGCGCCGCTCGCGGCGCTCGGCGCGCTGGCGCTGGCGCGGCTGCTCGCGCGCGTGCCGCGACCCCGATGGATCGCCCGGGAGGGCGCCACCGCCCCCGCGATCGCCCTCGTCGTGGCGATCGCCTCGGTGGCCGGCCTGGTGGCCACCGGCACGACGTCGGCCATCGCGCGCGCGTTCGCGCTGCCGGAAGACCGCGCCGAGCACGCCGTCGTCTCGCAGCGGCAGATCGACTTCCTCCGCGGCCCGGTCGCCGACACGGTGCCGTCGGATCAGCGCGTCCTGGGCGACCCGTGGGACGGGTCGGCGCTCGCGCTCCTCTTCGCGGGGCGGGAGCCGGTCTTCCCGCACGTCAACGGCCAGTGGGATCCGGCGCGCCTGACGCTCGCGTGGCACCTGGCCGACATCGAGCACGATCCGGATGTCTGCCGTGCGCTCGACGAGCTGCGCGTGCGCTTCGTGCTGTACGACCCGCACGCTCTGGCGGGCGGAGACCCCTCGGGCGATCACTTCCCGGGCCCGCACGAGGCGGTGGAGGCGGGACTCCTCACGCCAGTCGCGACGGATGGGACATCCGCGCTGTACCGCGTCGACCAGTGCGGGCCGCTGCCCGCGGAGTGATCGGGGGCGTGCTGCCGCCGTGCCGCCGGCCACTCGTGCACTCGGCGGAGGAGATGTGCACCCGGGAGGAGGGATGCGCGGGATTCCCTCCTCCGAAATGCGCATCTCCTCCCGGCTCCCCGGCTCCGGGGCTCCGGTCAGCGGGTCGGCGGAGCCGGCTCCTCATGGGGGAAGACGAACCGGTCGTACGTGAGGAACCGGAAGACCGTCGCGAGCGTCTGCCCGATGAACGTGCCGGAGACGTTGTCGGCGATCACGTCGTCGAGGCCGAGCACGTACCGCGAGAACGCCAGGCACCCGAGCTGCAGGCCGATCGCGATGAGGTTGCACAGGACGAAGATCGCGTACCGGGAGAGCCGGTGGGGGAGGTGGCGGTCGGAGTACGTCCAGTAGCGGTTGCCCACGTACGTCACGATCGACGCGATGACGATCGAGATGATCTTCGCCACGAGCGGCTGGCCGTGCAGCGGGCCGTCGCCCGTGACCCAGAACACGAGCAGGTTGTAGACGCCGGCGTCGACGAGGAAGGCGAGCCCGCCGATCACGAGGAAGGCTCCGGCCTGCCTGGCCTTCCGGGTCGCGGTGCTCGCGTGCATCATGCTCCTCGTGAGGGCGGCGTGTGCCGAGGAGTTCGACAGTGCCGCGTGCTAGCCTGAACCGGCTCCGACGGCGGCCGTCTCGGCGCCACGCGGTCCACAGAAGATCCTACGTCGCCGAAAGTGCTCTCCATGTCGTCCCCTGTCATCGCCGCGATCGTCCCCTGCTACAACGAGGAGCTCGCGGTCGGCAAGGTCGTGCGCGACCTGCGCGCAGCCGTTCCCGGGATGACGGTCTACGTCTACGACAACAACAGCTCCGACCGCACCGCCGAGGTCGCTCGCGAGGCCGGCGCGATCGTGCGCCGGGAAGAGCGCAAGGGCAAGGGCAACGTCGTGCGCCGCGCGTTCGCCGACGTCGATGCCGACATCTACGTGATGATCGACGGCGACGACACCTACGACGCCGCCGCGCTGCCGGAGATGATCCGCACCCTGCGCGAGGGCCCCTACGACCACGTGCTCGGCGTGCGCGACCAGAAGACCGACACCGCGTACCGGCCGGGTCACGAGCTCGGCAACCGCGGGTTCAACTGGCTCGTCGGCGGCGTCTTCGGGTCGGAGGTCAGCGACATGCTCTCCGGCTACCGGGTGATGTCACGCCGTTTCGTGAAGAGCTTCCCCGCGGCGTCCCGCGAATTCGAGATCGAGACCGAGCTGACCGTGCACGTCATGAGCATCCGGGTGCCCCAGGCGGAGATCCCGGTCGGGTTCCGCGACCGGCCGGAGGGCAGCGAGAGCAAGCTGCGCACCTACCACGACGGCTTCCGCATCCTCTCGCTCATCGTGCAGCTCATCCGCTACGAGCGCCCGCTCCTCTTCTACGGCGTCCTCGGGGCGCTGGCCGTCCTCGTCGGCGTGCTCATGGGCATCCCGCTCGTCGTGGAGTTCGCGCAGACGGGCCTCGTCCCGCGATTCCCCACGGCCATCCTGGCGGTCGGGTTCGGCCTGACCGGCGCCCTGGCGTGGACGGTCGGGTTCGTCCTCGACGGCGTGCTGCGGGCGCGCCGCGAGCAGAGCCGCCTCAGCTACCTGCAGTACGCCGCGCCGGCGAGCACCGACAGCACGGGCTCCGAGCCGCCGATCCTGCGGGACGCCGCGTCGTGACCGCCGGCGTCGTCGGCGCACCGGGAACGCCGCGGCGGTACCTCCATTCCCTGTGGCTGCTGTCCGCACGAGACCTGAAGGTGCGCTACGCCACGAGCTGGCTGGGCTACCTGTGGTCGATCCTCGATCCGCTCGTCATGAGCCTCATCTACTGGTTCGTGTTCACGCAGGTGTTCCATCGCGGCGGCCGTGTCGGGGAGGAGCCGTACATCGTCTTCCTCATCACCGCCATCCTGCCGTGGGTGTGGTTCAACTCCTCGGTCACCGACTTCACGAAGGCCTTCAACAAGGACGCGAAGCTCGTCCGATCCACGTCCATCCCGCGCACCATCTGGATCAATCGGATCGTCCTCAGCAAGGGCGTGGAGTTCCTGTGCGCGCTGCCGGTGCTCGCGGTCTTCGCGATCGTCAACGGCGCCCAGGTCGGATGGCAGCTGCTGCTGTTCCCCGTCGCCGTCCTCCTGCAGGCGGTGCTGCTCGTCGGACTGGGTCTCCTCGTCGCCCCGCTGTGCGTGCTGTTCAGCGATCTCGAGCGCACGACGCGGCTCATCCTGCGCGCGCTGTTCTACGCCACACCGATCATCTACGGACTCGGCGACCTCCCCGGAGTCGTCTCGGATCTCGGCGCGATCAACCCCCTCGCGGGGATCGTCACGCTCTACCGCGTCGGGTTCTTCCCCGGCCAGTGGGATGGCACGGCCGTGCTGATCGCCGCTGTCCTGTCCTTCGTCATCCTCGGCGCCGGCGTCCTCACCTTCCGACGGCTCGAGCGACCGCTGCTGAAGGAGCTGTGATGGGGGAGGAGCGGTACGCGATCGAGGCGGACGGTCTCGGGGTGCGCTTCCGGCGCAACCGCCGCGGTCGGCGCAGCATCAAGTCGATGTTCGCGAGCGCGTCCCGACGCGCGCCGAAGGACGAGTTCTGGGCGCTGCGGGACGTGTCATTCCAGGTGGAGCCCGGCGAGTCGATCGGCGTCGTGGGGCGCAACGGCCAGGGGAAGTCGACGCTGCTGAAGCTCGTCGCCGGGGTGCTGCTGCCCGACGAGGGAGCGGTCGCGGTCCGCGGCGGCGTGGCCCCGCTCATCGAGATCACGGGCGGGTTCGTCGGCGACCTCACGGTGCGCGAGAACGTGCGGCTGACCTCGGGCCTGCACGGCATGAGCCGCGCGCACATCGCCTCGCGCTACGACGACATCATCGCGTTCGCCGAGCTCGAGGACTTCCAGGACACCCCGTACAAGCACCTGTCGAACGGCATGAAGGTGCGCCTGGCGTTCTCCGTCGTCTCGCAGCTGGACGAGCCCATCCTGCTCGTGGACGAGGTGCTCGCGGTCGGCGACAAGGCGTTCCGCGCGAAGTGCTACGCGCGCATCGACGAGCTCCTCGCCGCCGGGCGCACGCTGTTCTTCGTCAGCCACAGCGAGCGCGACCTCCGCCGCTTCTGCACGCGCGGCCTCTACATCCGCGAGCACGCGCTCGTGATGGACGGGCCCATCGACGCGGTGATCGACGCGTACAACGCCGACAACCCATCGTGAGGCGACGCGCCCGGCTCCAGCAGGCCGTCGCGCTACAGTGATCGGGATGGAACCCCTCTCCGCGCGCACCGTGACCGACGCCGTCGTCTCCCCCGTCGCCCGGCATCGGGAGCCGGGGGACGAGCATGATCGCCTGCTCATGGGCGTCTTCGACGGCGCCGACGACTACGTGCCCGGCACCGTGACCGATCGGCGCTCGGGCGAGCGCGGCGAGCCGGCGCCTGCCGAGCTGCGCGCGGGCGACGAGCCGGGCCCGCACCCGGAGGCGATCTACGCCGGCAAGCTGCACATGCACTTCGGACACTTCCTGCTCGAGTCGCTCGCGCGGCTGTGGTTCGCGCGCGATCGGCCCCACGTCGCCGTGGTGTGGACCGCTGAGCACACCTGGGAGGACGAGTCGTTCCGTCCGTGGCAGCGGGAGATCCTCGACATCCTCGGCATCCGGAACCCGATCCTCTTCGTGACGCGTCCGACGCGGTTCGCCACGCTGCACGTCCCCGACATCGGATACCGCTACGACGACTGGATCCATCCCGACCACGCACGCTTCCTCGCGCAGCATGCCGGACCATCCGTCGAGCCGGGGCGACGCCTGTGGCTGTCCCGCAGCGCCATCCACTCCGACAACCGCGACCTCGGGGCGGAAGCGGCCGAGCGGCACCTCCGTGCAGCGGGATGGTTCGTCGCGCACCCCGAGCAGCTGACCGTGCGCGAGCAGCTGGATCAGCTCTCGCGCGCCGAGACGATCGCGGGGGAGGAGGGGTCGGCCTTCCACGCCGTGCTGCTGCTGGCCGACATCTCCGGCCGACGGCTCGAGGTCATCCGTCGTCGGGGCGCAGAGCACCGCAACTTCCGCACGATCGGCGAGGCGCGCGGCATCGAGCAGCGGTTCCATTCCCTGGCGGGGGAGCGGATCCTCCACGCGGAGGGGCGCGAGGTGACCAAGCTGTCGCGGAGCGCCGTCGCGCTTCTCGACGCGCTCGAGGTGCCGCGCGCGCTGCCGGTCGCGCCCCGACCCGGCGACCGCGCGGCCGCTCTCGTCTATCGGGAGGCGAAGGCGCAGCGTGTGCTGGAGGTGGGCGTGCGGACAGCCTTCGCCCCGGCCACCGCCGACGTGCGCACTGCGCTCATCGTGAGCACCCGCCTCGAGGAGGATCCTCGGGCGTATCCGGCGCTCGCCGGGCGCATCGAGGAGCTGCCGCTCACGCGCTACGTCGAGCTCTTCGTCGAGGAGCCGGGCACCTACGAGTTCATCAGGGTCGCGGGCGACGGCGAGGACGCGCTCCTGGCCGATGTCGACGAAACGCTGCGGTTCGCTGGCGCGGACACGACGTGGGTGCTCTGCGACGACGAGGCGGGCGCGGCCGCGGCCGACGCGCTCGTCCTGCAGCGCGGGTTCTCGGCGACCCGCGTGGAGCGCGGCGGAGAGGCCGCCCTGCTGCTCCGACGCGCCTGATCCGGCTCTCCCTCGGAGCGGAAGCGCGCGCGGGGCGCTGCGCTCCCGCTCAGCCCAGAGCGGCGGCCAGCCGGTCGGACAGGTACGGCGCGAGAGTCGCGGCATACGTCGCCGTCAGGTGGTGGCCGTCGCGGTACACCACCACGCCGCCGATGACAGCCGGGCACGTCCCGTCGGCGCAGTAGAACTCCGACATGTCGATGGTCGTCGCGTTCGGATCGCGCTCGGCCGCGGCGACCTGCCCGTCGTCGTGCATGACGACGTCGGCGGGATGCCCGCATCGCCCGGCCGCGGTGTCGGGATCGTCCTCGATGCACTGGATGGTGTCGGCCGGGAGGCGGGGGTTGTCCAGGATGGCGATCACCGGCACGTCGAGGTCGGGCCGCGCGCTCCAGGCGCTCACCATGCCCGACACCACGTCGGCATCCGCATCACGGCCGTCCGACGAGTGCGTGACGACGAACGCGTCGACGTCGTCGGCCTCCGCGACGTAGTCGGCGACCTCGCCGCGCCATGCGGTGCACGCGTCGGTCGAAGCCTGCGTCGAGCGCACGATGAGCGCGTCGGTCCAGTAGCAGCCACCGTGCCCCGCCACGTCGATGCGCCAGTTGCGCTCCTCGGCGATCTGCGCGTAGACGCCGACGAAGACGTTGCTGTGCGAGTCGCCGATCACGAGAAGGTGCCGGTCGTAGCCGGTCTTCGGGCCGAGCGAGCAGACGCGGAGCACCGTCTCATCGGGCCCCGACCAGCAGGCGTCGCGGTTCGCATCGTCGCTGCGCGCATCCTGCGGCGACGGCACCAGCGGGTAGTCGTCGAGCTCCGGGTTCTCGCAGGGCACGAGAGCGGGATCGATCGCCTCGGCGCCGAAGCAGTCGGGCCGGGTTTCGAGAAGAGTCTGCGTCGCGGTCACCGCGCGCTCCTCGTCGACGCGCAGCACCGCGGCGCCGGTCACCGGAACGATGAGGACGCACGCCATGCCCGCCGCGGCCCACAGTGCCACGGTCCGCGGGCGGCGCCGGGCGAGGAGACGCTCCGACAGACGCACGGGGTTCTCGATGAAGCGGGTCGACAGCCATGCCAGCACCAGCGAGACCGCGGCGATGCCGACCTTCTCGACGGTGGTGAGGGGCGTCCCGGTGACGAAGGGCACGAGGACCACGAGGGGCCAGTGCCAGAGATACACGGCGTACGACACCCCGCCGAGGAAGGCAACGGGAGCCAGCGCCCCGACGGGCGCGAGCACCGAGCGCGCGCCTCCCCACAGTGCCAGCGCCGTGCCGAGCACCGGCAGGAGCGCCGCGACGCCGGGGAACGGCACCTCGCCGGAGAGGACGACCGTGCTCAGAGCGATGAGCGCGACGCCGAGGAGGGCGACGACCTGCGCAACCGCGCGCCGGGACAGAGCGGGGAGGAACGACAGCAGCGCACCCAGCCCGAACTCCCACGCGCGCGTCAGCGTGGAGAAGTACGCCTGGCTGGCCGCCCAGCCGGTCAACCAGACCCCGTAGGCGAACGACGCGGCCGTCGCCACGACGAGCACGCCGACGACCACCCGACGCCACGGCAGGCGGCGCAGCGCCCACATCGCGACGATGAGGAGCAGCGGCAGGGCGATGTAGAACTGCTCCTCCACCGACAGCGTCCAGAAGTGCTGCACGGGGGAAGGCTGATTGTCGGCGGCCAGGTAGTCGACGCTGTCGAAGAGCAGCCGCCAGTTCTGCACATAGAGGACCGATGCGCCGATCTCGGCGAAGAACTGCTCCCACAGCGACCGCGGCACCCACACGAGGGTGCCGATCGCCGTCGCGATGAGGACGAGGAGCGACGCCGGCAGCAGTCGGGTCGCGCGCCGCGCCCAGAAGCGGGCCACCCCGATGCGCCCGGTCTTCTCGCGCTCGCGCACCAGGTGAGAGGTGATGAGGTATCCGCTGATGACGAAGAAGACGTCGACGCCCGCGAAGCCCCCGGGCAGCCGGTTCGGCCACAGGTGATAGAGCAGCACGCTGAGCACGGCGATCGCGCGCAGCGCCTGGATGTCCGGGCGGAACCCGGACGCGCGTGTCAGATCCGGGCGGCTCCGCCCCCGCAACGCCGGTCAGCCCCTGTGGCGCAGGCGCCGGACGAGGGCGGCGGGCGCGCCGCCGAGGCGGGCGTTCACGCCGCGCACGGCGGGGGCGAGGCGCCCGCCCGACGCGGCATTCGCACGCTGTGCGAGCTGGCGTGCCAGCGACGCCGCCGGGGCGGCCTCGCGCGCCCGCAGCGCCGCGACCTCCGCCTCGAGCTCGGCGATGCGCGGCTCCACGCGCGTGACCCGTGCGGACAGGTCCGCCTCGCGCAGGTCGATGAGCTGCGCGGTGTCGTTGGAGCCCCACTGGAAGCCCCAGACCCGGTCGACGAGGTCCTCGATGGCGTCGCCCTCGCCCTGGTAGCGACGAGCGCGGGCGAGAGCGGCGCTGTCCCAGATCGTGACCGAGTCGTCCTTCGTGTGCCCGGGTGTGAAGTAGCGGACCGCGCCGAGTCGGTTGCCGTCGATCTGGCGGTACATCTGCATGAGGCTGTCGCTCGTCACTCCCGCCGTGATCGGCAGGTCGACGCGATACGGGGCGGGGAAGACGGTCTCCGGCACCTCCTCCGCGAAGATGACGCGGTTGTCGGTGCGCAGCCACTCCCGTACGAGATACAGCTCGTTCATCGGGTCGGCCAGCATGCGGCGGCGCCCCTCGTGAAGCTGCGACCACGGGCCGACGAGCACCACGTGCACGTCGGTGAGCGTGCTGTTGAGCACGCGGTCCACGCAGTTGCGGGCGAGGTACGCGGTCTCCGGCGTCACCTCGACGACGACCTTGACCAGCGGCACCTCCCAGATGCGGTTGTCCGCCTTTCGGCGGTACCGGGGGATCGGCATGCGCTGCGCGAAGTGGACGTCGTTGTGCCAGGCCACCTTGACCGCATGGTCCTGCACGGTGCCGCGCCCGAGGTGCCAGGTGAGCGCCTCCTCGACGGGAATGAACACCGCGCCGGCCTGCCACAGCTGGTAGGCGATCTCGGTGTCCTCGCCGAGATGCAGGCGGGTGTCCTGGCCGAACGTGCGGTCGTACACCTCGCGCGTGACGGACGCGCACGCGCCCATGTGCGTGGAGTAGTTGCGCCCGTGCGAGGTGTTGAGGTCGTCGGTGTCGCGGAAGATCTGGATGGACCAGTGCTCGTGCAGCTGCGATCGGTCGTAGTCGTCGCCGATGGTGCCGTCTGCGACCTTCTCGAAGACCGACTCCGGCGTGTAGTCCCACGCCTCGATGAAGCCCTTGTTGCCGATCGTCGCGGCCTCGGGGATGAAGTGCGCCCACTTGGCGTGCTGGCGCACGTTGTCGCGGAACAGGATCATGTCGGAGTCGACCCAGTAGATGATGTCGCCCGAGGTGGCCTTGATGCCGATGTCGGTCGCGTTCGAGCGGCCCCAGCCCTCCTCGACGCGGATGAGCCGGATGTTCTTCGGCACGATGTCGCCGAGCTCGACGGGCGGCTCGCTGCCGTCGTCCACGACCACCACGTCGAGGAGGTCCTCGGGGTAGTCCTGGGCGGCGAGCGACGCCAGCGTCAGCGGGAGCGTCGCGCTGTTGTACGACGCGATCACCACGGAGACGGACTTCGTCGGCTCCCAGTCGTCCGGCAGCGTGCCGTCGAAGACGTCGCGCCACTGGTTCTGGAAGACGATGGGGGCGGGCTCGGGGGATGCGGCGGGCCTGGTCACCGCGCCATTCTATGGGGAGCAGTCTCCGAGACCGGTGGGCGCGCTCCCGTCCGCGCTCACACGGGCGGGAGAGGGGCGCACGGTAGACTCCTCGGGCCGCGCCCGCGGCCATCCGACCGCAGAACCCGGGAGCCGATCCGCACATGCCCGCCCGCCGCTGGTTCCGCCGCCCCCTCCCGCAGGAAGCCCCGGACCGAGACGGCGGCCGCGTCGTGACGGATGCCGCCCCGGTCTTCGCATCGACCCCGGAGCCCGTGCGCGTGCGGGTGGCAGACGTGGACGGTCTGCGTCGCCTGATCGCGGCCGCAGGTGAGGCGATGACGGACGACCTGCGCGTGCAGATCGACCGCTGGGAGGCGCCGTCGCCGCGCTGGCGTGGCCAGGCGGCGCCCCTCCACGACTCGCGCACCGTGTCCGTCACCTGCGACCCGGAGCGACGGCGGGCATCCGCGCACGTGACCCTGCGGCGTCCGCTCCCCGTCGCGCGCGTGCTCGACGCGCTCATCCCGGCGTTCGCGCCCGCTCCCGCCTATCCCGGCGCCGGCTTCCCGCTGCTCGCCGTGGACCCGAGCGCCGGCATCGACGCCCTGCCGCTGCTGCCGAGCCGTCGCGTTCCCCAGCTCGAGCCGATCGCCCCCGCGCTCGCCGGCGTGCACCTCCGGAAGGCCGACGTCCTGCTCACGGCCGAGACCGATCCGGCCCGCGAGGCCGAGGACGCCGTGCATCAGCTCACTGTGAGCGAGGCGCTGCTGGGATCCCCGCGCGTGCACCGGCCGGTCATCGACCTCAACGTGCACAACCCCATCGGCCGGGTGCTCGGCTTCAAGCCGTCGCCGCCCGCCCGCCGCCTCCTCATCGACCGCGAGCACGGCCTGATCCGACTCGTCGCCCCGGACGCCGGCGTCGCGCCCATCGTCTTCCCGATCGCCGAGCCGATGCGCGCGCACGACGTCGCCGCCGTGCGGAACGTCGAGGCCGTCGACCTGTCGCCGCTGCGCGGACTGGCGAAGCCGGTGCCCGAGGGCCTGTTCTCGCGCTTCGCCGAGCTCGCGGCCGCCGGCGTCATCCTCCACTCCCTTCCCGAGAACGTGGAGATCGCCCCCGAGCAGCTGTCCCCGCGGATCGCCACGGCCATCCGACGCCCCTACCGCCCGGCGATGGGACTCGAGCGCGAGCGGCGCTCGGTCGAGCTGCGCCGAGCGGCCATGCACGACCACGGCGGGTTCCTGCGCCTCGCGTCGGCGATCG encodes:
- a CDS encoding acyltransferase family protein, which encodes MRGRSRPDLTRASGFRPDIQALRAIAVLSVLLYHLWPNRLPGGFAGVDVFFVISGYLITSHLVREREKTGRIGVARFWARRATRLLPASLLVLIATAIGTLVWVPRSLWEQFFAEIGASVLYVQNWRLLFDSVDYLAADNQPSPVQHFWTLSVEEQFYIALPLLLIVAMWALRRLPWRRVVVGVLVVATAASFAYGVWLTGWAASQAYFSTLTRAWEFGLGALLSFLPALSRRAVAQVVALLGVALIALSTVVLSGEVPFPGVAALLPVLGTALALWGGARSVLAPVGALAPVAFLGGVSYAVYLWHWPLVVLVPFVTGTPLTTVEKVGIAAVSLVLAWLSTRFIENPVRLSERLLARRRPRTVALWAAAGMACVLIVPVTGAAVLRVDEERAVTATQTLLETRPDCFGAEAIDPALVPCENPELDDYPLVPSPQDARSDDANRDACWSGPDETVLRVCSLGPKTGYDRHLLVIGDSHSNVFVGVYAQIAEERNWRIDVAGHGGCYWTDALIVRSTQASTDACTAWRGEVADYVAEADDVDAFVVTHSSDGRDADADVVSGMVSAWSARPDLDVPVIAILDNPRLPADTIQCIEDDPDTAAGRCGHPADVVMHDDGQVAAAERDPNATTIDMSEFYCADGTCPAVIGGVVVYRDGHHLTATYAATLAPYLSDRLAAALG
- a CDS encoding glycosyltransferase, with amino-acid sequence MTRPAASPEPAPIVFQNQWRDVFDGTLPDDWEPTKSVSVVIASYNSATLPLTLASLAAQDYPEDLLDVVVVDDGSEPPVELGDIVPKNIRLIRVEEGWGRSNATDIGIKATSGDIIYWVDSDMILFRDNVRQHAKWAHFIPEAATIGNKGFIEAWDYTPESVFEKVADGTIGDDYDRSQLHEHWSIQIFRDTDDLNTSHGRNYSTHMGACASVTREVYDRTFGQDTRLHLGEDTEIAYQLWQAGAVFIPVEEALTWHLGRGTVQDHAVKVAWHNDVHFAQRMPIPRYRRKADNRIWEVPLVKVVVEVTPETAYLARNCVDRVLNSTLTDVHVVLVGPWSQLHEGRRRMLADPMNELYLVREWLRTDNRVIFAEEVPETVFPAPYRVDLPITAGVTSDSLMQMYRQIDGNRLGAVRYFTPGHTKDDSVTIWDSAALARARRYQGEGDAIEDLVDRVWGFQWGSNDTAQLIDLREADLSARVTRVEPRIAELEAEVAALRAREAAPAASLARQLAQRANAASGGRLAPAVRGVNARLGGAPAALVRRLRHRG
- a CDS encoding glycosyltransferase, which encodes MPARRWFRRPLPQEAPDRDGGRVVTDAAPVFASTPEPVRVRVADVDGLRRLIAAAGEAMTDDLRVQIDRWEAPSPRWRGQAAPLHDSRTVSVTCDPERRRASAHVTLRRPLPVARVLDALIPAFAPAPAYPGAGFPLLAVDPSAGIDALPLLPSRRVPQLEPIAPALAGVHLRKADVLLTAETDPAREAEDAVHQLTVSEALLGSPRVHRPVIDLNVHNPIGRVLGFKPSPPARRLLIDREHGLIRLVAPDAGVAPIVFPIAEPMRAHDVAAVRNVEAVDLSPLRGLAKPVPEGLFSRFAELAAAGVILHSLPENVEIAPEQLSPRIATAIRRPYRPAMGLERERRSVELRRAAMHDHGGFLRLASAIEHRTGSRYLPSVSVVLSTMRAELIPGVLQMMARQTYPHLEVVVVAHGIAAPDLSALDLGGLDVTVVEIPRTVLFGGALAEGVRRSSGDLITKLDDDDWYSEHHVWDLVLAHIYSRADVVGKTTEYLFFEEVEQTVHRTFATERYHDQVAGGAMLLSRAAFDALGGWRPTPNSTDRSVLIRVESQGGIGYRTHSLGYMYIRHSSKHTWERSDSQLLNGSFEQWRGWREPEV